AGATCTGCAATCAATAAACCCACTGGCCCCATATATATCGAGGACCTGAATGATATAACCATCCTCCATGCGAATCTGTCAGAAATCAGAGATCTTACTGGATTGGAGTATTGCCGTAACCTGCAAGAGCTGGACCTGGGGAACAACCAGATCGTAGACGTATCGCCGTTGTCAGCTCTGACCAACCTGCAAACGCTGGAACTGGTGAACAACCGGATCACAGACGTATCGCCGTTGTCAGCTCTGACCAACCTGCAAACGCTGGGCCTGGGGGGCAACCAGATCACAGACGTATCGCCACTTGCAGCTCTGACCAACCTGCAAGATCTGAACCTAAGGGGCAACCAGATCACAGACGTATCGCCACTGGCAGGTCTGAAATGCAAACTCCATATTTGAATGGTTTCTCCCATGAGAGGATGGTGACTGGCGTACATATCAAAACAACCATCCTCTCCCTTACTGCCTTGCTGATTCTGCGCATGATGTGCCCCTACCCCCAGAATCGCCACCACCGCTTCTTACGTACCTCCTCCTCACCAGGTTTCAAAGACAGCTGTGATATGCTCTGAGTGAGCTGGCTTACGTGTGATCTTAAGAACGCGATTTCATCGTCTTTTAATTTGACGGTCTCGATAATTTTCTCATACTCTGTTTTGCACCGCGCGAGATCTTCTTTGCACCGCACATAATCATCATTTATCGCGTTCATCGACTCCCGTAAATTGGTGAGCTGCACCTTCAGTTGATCATTCTCGGTGCTTAACTGTTCTGTCTTGCGCCGTAACTGCACCGTTTCTCTCCACGCCTCCTCTCGTTCGGTGCGGGCATGCTCCAGTTCGCGGTGCAGACTTTCGAGATCTTCACCGCCCTTTTGTAAAAAGGTCTCCAACGCTTTACTTACTAATTGTGATCTGCTGATACCCATTTCTCGCGCGTATTTATCTATCTGCTCCAATTCTGCCTCATCAATCGACGCATAAATTCTAGGCATGGTGCACACCAGGATCAGAAAGTTGCTTTTGCAGTACTGTTGCGGTGCAAAATGATTACACTTTCGGTGCATTTGAGTTACAGTATAGGTGCAGTATAGCACCATGATACTGCCGGCATAAATTTGAACCCAGCGGAGGCCATCTAAGTAGACACGAAAAACATGGTAAACCTCATAAGATTGTGGTTGGAGAGATGCGACCAGAGCGTATAAATGGAATCTAGGAGATGAAGTGATAAGATGCAGCCTGGCGTCATTGTCCGTTTCCGAGATCGAGACTGGGTCCTTCTTCCCAGCAGCGCTTCAGAGATCATCAGACTGCGACCCCTTACCGGGGTCACTGATGAGGTTGTGTATGTCCACAAGACGCTGTCTGAAATAATGCAGGAATATCTGCCGGAAGAAGGCATCCGTCTCTCCCAGTTTCCCATGCCATCACCCGAGGACGTTTCTGACGCAGCCAGCGCGCATCTGCTTTGGCAGGCAGCTCGTCTAACGCTGCGTGACGGAGCTGCACCGCTCCGATCCCTGGGCAGGATCTCGATTCGCCCGCGGATATACCAGCTTGTGCCACTTCTCATGGCATTGCGGCTCGACCCTGTGCGGCTCTTCATAGCCGACGATGTGGGTGTTGGCAAGACCGTCGAGGCGCTGCTGGTCGCCAGAGAGCTCATCGACAGGGGCGAGGTGGAGCGCATGGCGGTGCTCTCACCACCTTACCTCTGCGATCAGTGGGCTAAGGAGCTGCGTGAGAAGTTCAACCTGGACGCTGTGGTCATACGATCCAGCACAATCGCCAGCCTCGAGCGACAGAAGCCTCCTGACAGGAGCATTTACGAGCACTACCCGATCCAGGTCATCAGCATCGACTGGGTGAAGAGCGATCGCAACAGGCACCAGTTCCTCCAGTTCTGTCCCGAGCTCGTGATAGTTGACGAGGTCCACGGTGCTGCAGATACGGGCGAGAGCAACAAGAGCCAGCAGCAGCGTCATAGGTTGCTGAAGGATATCGCAAAAGACGAAACCCGGCATTTTATCATGCTGACCGCAACCCCGCACAGTGGTATTGAGACCGCGTTCCGATCGCTTCTGGGGCTGCTGCGGCCTGAGTTCGGAGAGTGGGATGTCAGCTCACTGGACGAGCGGCAGCGAACCGAGCTGGCGCGACACTTCGTGCAGCGCACACGTAGGGATATAGAGCACGACTGGGAGGGCGAACACTGCTTCCCGCAGCGTCAGAGCCTCGACGAGACCTACACGCTCTCGCCTGCATACAGAGATCTCTTCTGGAAGACATACAATTTCTGCTACGAGATCATACGCACCGGCGAGGGGCTGGAGGAGCGCAAGCGTCGTGTGCGGTACTGGGCGGCTCTGGCCCTCCTGCGTTGCGTGATGTCCAGCCCGGCTGCAGCTGTTGCAGCTCTGACGAACCGTGTGCGTGAAGTGAGCAGCTCTGATGAGGCTGAGGAGGAAGCTGATGATGAGCTCGAGTTCAGACCCATGATCTTCGAGCAGTCGGATGATGTCACAGATGACGAAACCCCCACACCTCCTGTGTGGAGGGCGGAGTCGAGCCTGCCGGACGGGGACAGACGCAGGCTGCGCCAGCTGGCGAAAGAGGCCGGGGCTATCTATGGGAAGCAGGATGACTCAAAGCTCATCCGGTGCATTGAGGTTGTAAGGGGGCTTATTGGAGACGGGTTCAACCCCATAATATGGTGCAGGTACGTCGCCACAGCTGAGTACGTGGCCGATAGTCTGCGTAACGTTCTGGGTGACAGGGTGCAGGTCACGGCCATCACCGGCCGGATAAGCGATGAGGAGCGCCGTGCGATGATCGATGCGATCAGTGTCGACCGTCCGCGGGTGCTGGTGGCCACAGACTGCCTCTCAGAGGGGATCAACCTGCAGGAGAAGTTCACCGCATGCCTGCACTACGATCTGCCCTGGAACCCCAACAGGCTCGAGCAGCGCGAGGGCCGGGTGGACCGGTACGGCCAGAAGGCAAGGGTGGTCAAGGCGGTCCGGTTCTACGGCCGGGACAACCCTGTTGACGGCGCCGTGATCAAGGTCCTTCTCGACAAGGCACGTGAGATCCACATGGCTCTGGGCACCTACGTCCCCGTCCCGCAGGAGAGCGAGAGCGTTATGGAGGCGGTGCTCAACTCGCTCTTCCTGCGTCACAGAGGACAGCAGCTGCAGATGAGGTTTGCTGAGGACGGGGGTCTCACCTCAGAGGCCGAGCTGATCAGCAGTTTCCACGATACCTGGGATCAGAGAGCAGAACGCGAGAGGATCAACCGCACCAGGTACGCGCAGAGGTCGCTGAAGCCAGATGAGGTCAGACGCGAGCTCGAGGTTACCGATGCTGTGCTCGGCGACCCGGATGCGGTCCGCGAGTTCGTCCTGAACGCAGCGCAGCGTGTCGGCATTGCTGTACGTGCTGACAAACGTGATCCTAGGGTCTTCTGCATCGACGTCTCCGATCCGGCTGTGATGCCTCTGCCGTATGCGGTGCGCCATGAGCTGCCTCAGATCCGTGATGGAGAGTGGCGGATAAGCTTTGTCTCGCCAGCCCCGGAGGGGGCTGAGTACGTTGGACGCAATCACCGTTTTGTCTCAACGCTCGCACGTTACCTCCTTGAGGATGCGCTCACCAGGGGCAAGGATGCTGTGGCGTCACGGTGCGGCGCCATACGCACCCGCGCTGTGGACATCATGACTGCACTGCTCCTCCTGCGGGTGAGATACCTGGTGGAGGTGCCTCAGCGCGAGCCGCTCATCTCTGAGGAGGTGCGGGTCATGGGATGGAGATACAGCCGCACCCCCCACGGTGCGGCTGAGGATGCCTGGCTCAGCGATGATCAAGCTCTTCACCTCCTCGCTGCAGCCAGGCCGGATGCGAACATCCCGGCCGGTGAAAAGCGCGAGCTTGTTCGAGCAGCCCTCGAGGAGATCGGGGACTGGAGCGCGTCGGATGGAGGATGGGGCGCTGGAAGCTGGGTTCAGAAGGCCATCCGGAGGAAGATCGATCTGAGGGCAAAGGAACTGGAAGAGAGCCACAAGCGTGTCAGGAAGGCGATCAGGCTGCGCGTGCGTGAGATGAAGGTCAAACCCCAGCTCCCACCAGACCTGCTTGGCATCCTGATACTGCAGCCGGTGGTAAGACCATGAGGGTGTTTCAAGCTGTACGTGTTGAGGGCGGGATGTTTGCGCCCGACATTTTCGATCAGATGCTTGCCGAGGACCTTCCAGGACAGAAGCCACGCGATTTCGGTCTGGACGGCCGACGCGGTCTTACCGATGAGATTGCAGCTGTCTTCGCCGATGCCACAGACATATGGCGGGTGTTCAAGCACCGGATCGAGAATCTCGAGGAGACCGATCCTGGGACGAGCGTCACCAGGGACGCCTGGGTCATTCCGTTCCTGGGGCTGATCGGCTACGAGCTTTACTACAACCGCAGGGCGCACACCATTGACGGGCTGACCTTCGCAATCTCGCACCGCGCGGGCGAGCATGATGACGCCCCTCCGGTGCATATCGTGGGAGTGAACCAGGATCTGGGACGGGTGGCGTCCAGCGGCCGGCCACGTCTCGCGCCACACACGCTCCTGCAGGAGTTCCTCAACCGCACGGATGCGCTCTGGGGGATCACCACCAACGGCAGGGTGCTGCGGCTGTTGCGTGACAGCACCTACATCCGGAGGCAGTGCTATGTCGAGTTCGATCTGGAGGCCATCTTCGAGCAGCGGCTCTTCCAGGATTTCGTAATACTTTACCGCCTGATCCACCGCACACGCTTCCCCAAGGCAGGTGCAGACGCGCACCATTGCCTCCTGGAGAGGTACTACCAGAATTCGGTGGAGCAGGGCGGCAGGGTGCGTGATAAGCTCCGTGACGGCGTGGAGGAGTGCATCAAACGCCTTGCCAATGGCTTTCTGGCGCATCCCAAGAACGATGATCTGAGGAAGCGCATCACGAATCGTGCGGACGACCGGCGCATCACACCCGAGGACCTCTACCGCCAGCTGCTCCGTCTTGTCTACCGGTTTCTGTTCCTGATGGTCTCAGAGGACCGTGGGTTAATCAGCAACAATCCGCTTTACCTGAATCACTACAGCATTACCCGTCTGCGCCGGCTGGTGGACGATCGCAGCGCCTACACAGGGCATCACGACCTTTGGATATCCTTCCGTCTCCTCTGGAGGTTGCTGTCGGAAGATTCGAGATTCCCTCAGATCGGCAACAGGCCGCCTGCAGAGCTGCTCGACCTGCCTGTGCTCGATGGCGATCTGTTTGATCCGATCTATCTGGATGAATGCCACATAACCAACAGGGACCTTCTGAGCGCCCTGTGGTACCTGATCAACTACCAGGATTCGCCCTCGAGCCCTCCCAGGAGGGTGAACTACGCTGCGCTGGACGTGGAGGAGCTGGGTTCTGTGTATGAGAGCCTGCTCGACTACCACCCCTGGATAAACACAAGCAGCACACCATCATTCGACCTCCACCCCGGCTCAGAGCGAAAATCAACCGGCTCATACTACACTCCCGCGGAGCTGGTTGGAGAGCTGGTCCGATCAGCACTTCAGCCGGCGGTCGAGGATCGGTTGAATCAACTGGTGAATCGACTGAAGGTTGATTCCACCAGGGAGGATCAGACCAGGGAGGGTCAGGAGAGAGCCCTGCTGTCGATCAGGGTCGTAGATCCAGCATGTGGCTCCGGCCACTTCCTGCTTGCAGCCGCGCGCCATCTCGGGAAGATGCTGGCACGCATCCGCACCGGAGCGGGGGAGCCTTCGCCTGAGGAGGTGCGCAGTGCCACCCGGGACGTCATCACACACTGCATCTACGGCGTGGACAAGAACCCCCTGGCAGTCGAGCTCTGCCGCGTTGCACTGTGGATCGAGGGTTACACGCCCGGGAAACCGCTCACGTTCCTCGATCACCGCATCCGCTGCGGCGACTCGCTGGTCGGTGTCATTGATCTTAACGTCCTGAAGAGTGGAATTCCGGACGAGGCGTTTGCACCCGTTTCCGGAGAGGATCGCAAGAGAGCCTCCGCGCTGAAGATACAGAACAAGAAAGAGCGCCTGAACAGACAGTTAACGGATTTCGATTTGAAGCCGGATATAGATCGCATTCTGGCTGAGTCGATAGCTCTGGCCAGGATCCAAGACGAATCGCCCCAGAATATAGAGGAGAAGAAGAAACGATACGAATCGCAGCAGAGAGCCGGGGGGCGTCTGCGTGCAGCATGCGATCTATGGGTTGCTGCATTCTTCCAGTGGTATGACCAATCCAAGCCAGGCGGGATCACAACAGCCGCGCTGCGCGGCTGCCTCAGGTCTGGCGACGCCTGCCCGGAGATGGAACTTGCACGCACGCTGGCCAGGAACAATCGCTTCTTCCACTGGCCTCTGGAGTTCCCAGAAGTCTTTGAGCAGGGTGGGTTCGATGTGGTGCTGGGAAATCCACCGTGGGAGCAAATCCAAATTGAGAAACAAGAGTTTTTTGCTAGTCGCTATCCTGAGATAGCTCAGGCCCCGAACGATGCCGCCCGCGAAAAACTCATAAAAGGGTTGGCCGCAACCAGGCCGGAACTCTGGCAGGAGTATCAGAACGCCATACACGACTCCGAGAGCACCAGACGGTTCCTGCGCGGCTCCGGCCAGTATCCACACACTGGCAGCGGGCGCATCAACACCTACTCGGTATTCGCAGAGCGCATGCGCAGACTGCTACGCGATGGCGGACGCGCTGGAATCATCGTTCCCACAGGAATATCCACCGACGACACCAACAAACACTTCTTCGCTGATTTGGTGGACACTGGCGAGCTGGTCAGCCTGTTCGATTTTGAGAACCGGGAGGGCGTCTTTCCGCATGTGCACCGCAGTTACAAGTTCAGCCTGCTGACGATTGGCCGTGGGACACAACACTCCCCTCCAGGCCGGGGGACACAACGCTCCTCTCCAGAGTTTGTATTCTTCGCCACCCGTGCAGAGCACCTGCGTGACCCGAATCGCCGCTTCAGACTCGCGCCATCTGACATCTCCCGCATCAACCCCAACACCAGG
The Methanothrix sp. DNA segment above includes these coding regions:
- a CDS encoding leucine-rich repeat domain-containing protein, which gives rise to MNGKNLFQTLMVLVLLAVASANLGSTAATTISNGKEVVFADDRLEDAIRSAINKPTGPIYIEDLNDITILHANLSEIRDLTGLEYCRNLQELDLGNNQIVDVSPLSALTNLQTLELVNNRITDVSPLSALTNLQTLGLGGNQITDVSPLAALTNLQDLNLRGNQITDVSPLAGLKCKLHI
- a CDS encoding ribbon-helix-helix protein, CopG family produces the protein MPRIYASIDEAELEQIDKYAREMGISRSQLVSKALETFLQKGGEDLESLHRELEHARTEREEAWRETVQLRRKTEQLSTENDQLKVQLTNLRESMNAINDDYVRCKEDLARCKTEYEKIIETVKLKDDEIAFLRSHVSQLTQSISQLSLKPGEEEVRKKRWWRFWG
- a CDS encoding helicase-related protein — translated: MALRLDPVRLFIADDVGVGKTVEALLVARELIDRGEVERMAVLSPPYLCDQWAKELREKFNLDAVVIRSSTIASLERQKPPDRSIYEHYPIQVISIDWVKSDRNRHQFLQFCPELVIVDEVHGAADTGESNKSQQQRHRLLKDIAKDETRHFIMLTATPHSGIETAFRSLLGLLRPEFGEWDVSSLDERQRTELARHFVQRTRRDIEHDWEGEHCFPQRQSLDETYTLSPAYRDLFWKTYNFCYEIIRTGEGLEERKRRVRYWAALALLRCVMSSPAAAVAALTNRVREVSSSDEAEEEADDELEFRPMIFEQSDDVTDDETPTPPVWRAESSLPDGDRRRLRQLAKEAGAIYGKQDDSKLIRCIEVVRGLIGDGFNPIIWCRYVATAEYVADSLRNVLGDRVQVTAITGRISDEERRAMIDAISVDRPRVLVATDCLSEGINLQEKFTACLHYDLPWNPNRLEQREGRVDRYGQKARVVKAVRFYGRDNPVDGAVIKVLLDKAREIHMALGTYVPVPQESESVMEAVLNSLFLRHRGQQLQMRFAEDGGLTSEAELISSFHDTWDQRAERERINRTRYAQRSLKPDEVRRELEVTDAVLGDPDAVREFVLNAAQRVGIAVRADKRDPRVFCIDVSDPAVMPLPYAVRHELPQIRDGEWRISFVSPAPEGAEYVGRNHRFVSTLARYLLEDALTRGKDAVASRCGAIRTRAVDIMTALLLLRVRYLVEVPQREPLISEEVRVMGWRYSRTPHGAAEDAWLSDDQALHLLAAARPDANIPAGEKRELVRAALEEIGDWSASDGGWGAGSWVQKAIRRKIDLRAKELEESHKRVRKAIRLRVREMKVKPQLPPDLLGILILQPVVRP
- a CDS encoding N-6 DNA methylase encodes the protein MRVFQAVRVEGGMFAPDIFDQMLAEDLPGQKPRDFGLDGRRGLTDEIAAVFADATDIWRVFKHRIENLEETDPGTSVTRDAWVIPFLGLIGYELYYNRRAHTIDGLTFAISHRAGEHDDAPPVHIVGVNQDLGRVASSGRPRLAPHTLLQEFLNRTDALWGITTNGRVLRLLRDSTYIRRQCYVEFDLEAIFEQRLFQDFVILYRLIHRTRFPKAGADAHHCLLERYYQNSVEQGGRVRDKLRDGVEECIKRLANGFLAHPKNDDLRKRITNRADDRRITPEDLYRQLLRLVYRFLFLMVSEDRGLISNNPLYLNHYSITRLRRLVDDRSAYTGHHDLWISFRLLWRLLSEDSRFPQIGNRPPAELLDLPVLDGDLFDPIYLDECHITNRDLLSALWYLINYQDSPSSPPRRVNYAALDVEELGSVYESLLDYHPWINTSSTPSFDLHPGSERKSTGSYYTPAELVGELVRSALQPAVEDRLNQLVNRLKVDSTREDQTREGQERALLSIRVVDPACGSGHFLLAAARHLGKMLARIRTGAGEPSPEEVRSATRDVITHCIYGVDKNPLAVELCRVALWIEGYTPGKPLTFLDHRIRCGDSLVGVIDLNVLKSGIPDEAFAPVSGEDRKRASALKIQNKKERLNRQLTDFDLKPDIDRILAESIALARIQDESPQNIEEKKKRYESQQRAGGRLRAACDLWVAAFFQWYDQSKPGGITTAALRGCLRSGDACPEMELARTLARNNRFFHWPLEFPEVFEQGGFDVVLGNPPWEQIQIEKQEFFASRYPEIAQAPNDAAREKLIKGLAATRPELWQEYQNAIHDSESTRRFLRGSGQYPHTGSGRINTYSVFAERMRRLLRDGGRAGIIVPTGISTDDTNKHFFADLVDTGELVSLFDFENREGVFPHVHRSYKFSLLTIGRGTQHSPPGRGTQRSSPEFVFFATRAEHLRDPNRRFRLAPSDISRINPNTRTLPIFRTRQDAEITRAIYERVPVLVNEKTEENPWGVSFKQGLFNMASDSHLFCTRELLEAKGFELRGNRFVRGDKVYLPLYEAKMIWHYDHRYGTYEGVQDRSSTHLPRPGCEEHADDAFLAQPWYWVAEEEVQHTLGEWERGWLMGWRDVARSTDERTVIACVVPRVGCGDTLLLMFPEKEHVTLGCLLADQCSIVHDYCTRQKISGTHLKYHVKRQLPVLPPAAYSAEDLRFIIPRVLELTYTSWDIKPFADDVWRDADDELRAAIRLQWDENAQETGGHRWDPPDWIDAYQEIETDPAKGIPLPPFKWDEDRRARLKAELDAFYARLYGLTRKQLRYILDPADLTESELENILDPWEEVDDPLDQQGYEERAASSSFPGETFRVLKEKEINEYGEYRTRRLVLEAWERLMKKEDA